The sequence TAGATCCATCGGGTTATTGCAAACAGCAGCATGTGGACTTTGGAGGAAATGCCAGGGATACAGATTTAGCTATTGTTGATTGTTATGCCTGTAGATTCTTTGAATATATATTTGGTGGTGATATTTCTTACTGTGAGGAACTTTGTAAAGACTGTTTTTTTTGTAATTTATAAATAAAAGCAATGGCACAAAGTGGTCAGTCACCTCTGTGACACAATAAATAAAATCCCCGAGCCCACTAACGGTCTCGGGGATTTCACCGAGAGCGACTTCTGCTCCCCCGCTGTGTGTAAAAATATAAATCTTAAGCAATTTATTCCAAATAGATTTGCTATCTCATTACATTCTGCGTAGGCAGCCTTTCTGAGGCTCTTCATAAGAGTGCAGCGCAAGTGTATAGTGCATTGCGCTCATCGGGCGTGCTGAAGGTGGCCGATGTGGGGCAGAACGTGCTCTTCTTCTGGAGCGGCCACGCCACCGAATATCCCAACGGCACCTATCGCGACCTCTACCTCTACTGCGCCCAGCACACCCTTGGCTCGCATGTGGGTATCTATAACTACACCAACTTCGGCAACCTCTACACCACGGGGCCGAAGGACTTTTTTGTCAAAAGAAATTATTAACCCCAAAATTACACTTACAATGAAAAAGAACTTTATGTGGATGCACGCCGCCATCCGACCACCGGTACTCGCCATGGTCATCTGCGGCCTCACAGTGACCACCATGACCTCGTGCTCTAACGACGACAGCCCCGTCGCACCCGTACTAACCACGCCTGAGACGCTCCTTGGCGAATGGTGTACCAGTGTGAACCAAGGAGACATCGACGAGGATGCCCACGAGAATGATGTCACCGACATGCTGATCTCCTTCAACGAGAACGGCGTTATCATACAACGCGTCTATGCCGGTAACAAGACCGAGTCTGTCAGTCAATGGGAGCGTTTTCGCCGCCACGGCATCTATTCCGTCGACAATGCGACCCATACCATCAGCATGAAAAACATCTCCCTCACCCCCGCCAAAGCGGTATACAGCTTTGACGGTGACAAGCTCGTACTGACATTTGACGACGAGGAGAACCCCGGGGAGAAGCTGTCGATGACACTTCACCGCCCCTCGAAGACTGAAAAGAAACTCTATGCCATTTACGACAGATCCATAGAGGCCGACGACTATATTGGCAAGTGGTTCGGCGTCAACGAGTTCAACGGCCTCTACACCTACGTGATGAACGAGTTCACCGGAAACAGCAAGCTGAAGACCATCCGTTACTCGGTCTATGAGAATAAGTGTACCCGCACCGAAACGACCTGGGATTTCAGACAAATCAAAGTGGCCGAAGGAGAGTACGACGAGCCGACAATAGAGCTCTACAGCCCTGACGACGACTCGAAGTCGACACTCTACTGGTGGAGGATAGAAGACGACAACCTCGTGTTGGGCATGTGGGAATACGAGAATATGTTCTCGGCATTCCACCCCATTACACAGGCTGACATCGACCTGATGGCCGAGTTAGACAGGATGAGTGAAAGCAACGACTAAAAACGAGTAATAATATGCAGAAAATGAGATTCATAATCGCCCTCTGGCTGACGATAGCCGCCATCGGGGAGTGCACAGGGAAACGCCACCGTGGGTGCCGAGCGTATGCCCGACCAAGTGCTGATGAGCGACGGCAGTACGCAGGGCACTGGCATATCGCACGACGGTGCCACCGAGGACAACCGATAAAGTAATCATAATGTAAAAAATAAAAGAAATACCCTCAGGCTCGCTTGCCCGAGGGTATTCCTTTTTTTTACAGGGTGCAAAGGTAATACATTAGAAAGGCGGTTGCAAGCTTTTTGGCGTTTTTTATGCAACAAAATATCTAAAAGATATTAAATTCTAGGGGGTGCATCGAGTTTTGATGCACACTTGTGTTATCTTTGCACCAGTATTAGCATCAAGAGTGCTTAAGTGCACACCAACCGGCCTGTAAATGTATAAATAAGGTTAATTATAATATATTTTATTTTCAAAATTTGGCTTTTAAGTATATTATTATTAACTTTGCAATATGTTTAAAGATGATATATACGCACAATCAAATTCATCAATTATCGCTGGACTTGGAAAAAGAGTGCGTGAATACAGAATGAAGGCGCAGTTGACTCAGGAAGAGTTAGCTGCAAAGGCTGGTATATCGGTGTTGACACTAAAGAAGTTTGAGAATGCTAAGACTGCAAATATAAACATGCAGTCCTTCCTTGCTATTCTGAGGGCTTTACAGCAGTTGGAGTGTGTCGGGAATATCCTTCCGGAGCTTCCTGTTCCTCCATCGGTACTAAGACAATATCAAGAGAAAACTCCAAAGAGGATAAGGCATGGAAAATAATATTGTAAAGGTTAGTCTTTGGGGGCAGACCATAGGCGAGATATATTGGGATGAAAAGAGGAAACAGTCATGTTTTTCCTTTTCGAGTGATTTTGTTGCAAAGGGCCTTGACATAGCACCTTTGACGGCATCCATTCATAATCCGCTATTAGCTCAGGGTGAAGTGTATCTCGGAAACAAGAAAGACTTGTACAAAGGACTGCCAGAGTTTCTCGCAGACTCTCTGCCGGATAATTGGGGCGAGAGGGTGATGAAACATTGGGCAGACCACTATGGGGGAAAGGTACGCCTTACTCCAGTTGATGCTCTGTCGCTTATGGGAAAACGTTCTATGGGAGCCTTGGAGTTTGAACCGTATATGGAAAAGTGGGAGAAAACCACGGATATCCTGCTGCCTGAACTATATAAGTTGGCCAGTATAATAATGGAGGAAAGTAAGTTCCCTGAAGGGGAAGATCCGCTGATACACCTCCAGAACCTTTTTAGTGTGGGAACCTCTGCGGGTGGCAAACGTCCGAAAGCAATCATTGCAATCAATCAGAAAACAGGTGAAATTAAGTCTGGACAGGGGCTTCTTTCCGATGAATACAAATACTATATTCTGAAGTTTAATGAGCGCAAGCAGTTCCCTACCACGCTGCTTGAGAAGACTTATTATGACATGGCTGTTGCGGCTGGCATCCCTATGATGCCATCGTCGCTCATGGATATTAATGGAATTCCTAATTTCTTGACAGAGCGTTTCGATAGGGTGGATGGAACTAAAGTCTATACTCAGACATTGGCAGCATTGGCGCCGGAAGCTGATTCTTATGAAGATCTTTTCAGCGTGGCAAGGAAATTAGCAGTACCTTATGACGAACTTGTAAAGCTGTACCGACAGACAGTGTTCAACTTCCTTGGTGATAACCTTGACGACCATAATAAGAACTTCTCGTTTGTTATGAAAAAGAATGGAGATTGGCATATATCCCCAGCATACGACTTATGCTTTACATACGATCTGACAGGTATGGGCTTTGCCAACCGCCATGAATTATCTGTGTGTGGTAAGGACAAAGATATTACGAAAGATGATCTCCTGAATTTCGGAAAGGCAAACGACATACGGGCTGCCGAATCCGTCATCAGGGAAATATCTGACGTCTTGATGAGATTTAAGGAGTTTGCCCTGAAAAACGGAGTGAGCGAGGTCTATGCAGAGGTTATCCAGAAGAAACTCTGTCAGAACTTAGATGTCAAGTCTGAGAAAGATGGGGAGCAGAGGGTTGACGATGATTCAGAACAGTCTGGCATTTTCGACAGTGTTGTAATTCGGAAGAACAAGGAGAAATATACTATACACGCCAGCAAAAACGGAGTCAGACTTCGTGAGAAGAGACTTTCGCAAGAGGAGTATATGGCATATTCTTTTGGACTTGTATCAAAGGAAAAACTTGCACTAAAGTATTTCCGCGATGAAATAAATAATACATAATGTAGTCTAGAAAGTCCCAATTTGGGACTTTTTTGTTGCAAGACGATTTTTCTTGCAAAGTTGAGAAGAGCCATGAGCCTCTTGACTGAATTATTGCCTAACTTTTATATAAACTTGTTTTTATAACTCTATCACACGGAAAGTGTAAGGGGGTAGCGTGAGGACGTTGGGGCCTGCTACTCCTTGCTTCATCTCAAGCGTCTGGTCGGTGGGCTGACCGCTGAACTCCTCGGTCTTGCTGTCGGCTGGGATAGTGAGGCCGTTGGCTTTGATGGTGAGCTCTACGGGCAGGGCGTTTACCAACTTGAGATAGCGACGGCCGGTGGCACTGTGGCGAACCAGACTGACGCCTACGCGATGTTTAAGTTCGGGGGCAATCTGGATGTCGGTGCTCACGTACTTGTCGCCACCATATACCGAGAACATGCGCTGAACATGGTAGGCATGGGTGGGGCGGACTTCGGTGTTAGAGAAGTAGATCATGTCGGGATCCCAGTTGTGGTGCTTATCCTTGGCCAGCATCGGGGCGTAGCTGGTCATCTCTACCACGTCGCCATTGCGCTCAACATCGGTGAGATAGAGGGCTTCGGCCAGTGCGGTCTCGATATTGGGACGCTTGAC is a genomic window of Xylanibacter ruminicola 23 containing:
- a CDS encoding helix-turn-helix domain-containing protein encodes the protein MFKDDIYAQSNSSIIAGLGKRVREYRMKAQLTQEELAAKAGISVLTLKKFENAKTANINMQSFLAILRALQQLECVGNILPELPVPPSVLRQYQEKTPKRIRHGK
- a CDS encoding type II toxin-antitoxin system HipA family toxin produces the protein MENNIVKVSLWGQTIGEIYWDEKRKQSCFSFSSDFVAKGLDIAPLTASIHNPLLAQGEVYLGNKKDLYKGLPEFLADSLPDNWGERVMKHWADHYGGKVRLTPVDALSLMGKRSMGALEFEPYMEKWEKTTDILLPELYKLASIIMEESKFPEGEDPLIHLQNLFSVGTSAGGKRPKAIIAINQKTGEIKSGQGLLSDEYKYYILKFNERKQFPTTLLEKTYYDMAVAAGIPMMPSSLMDINGIPNFLTERFDRVDGTKVYTQTLAALAPEADSYEDLFSVARKLAVPYDELVKLYRQTVFNFLGDNLDDHNKNFSFVMKKNGDWHISPAYDLCFTYDLTGMGFANRHELSVCGKDKDITKDDLLNFGKANDIRAAESVIREISDVLMRFKEFALKNGVSEVYAEVIQKKLCQNLDVKSEKDGEQRVDDDSEQSGIFDSVVIRKNKEKYTIHASKNGVRLREKRLSQEEYMAYSFGLVSKEKLALKYFRDEINNT